One genomic window of Struthio camelus isolate bStrCam1 chromosome 1, bStrCam1.hap1, whole genome shotgun sequence includes the following:
- the LOC104149208 gene encoding uncharacterized protein isoform X4, whose product MMFSLGLATCLLVIVTVTDVSASRIVALSGSSAVFSLGIQSLQSISEMSKGSAKCSMAMLNNTLLAKCGTSYVRCLSLQNGSLVLRNVEKEDEGEYEFVFHNTSRSFMLEVSEPAVSIRCFPNGTGELSCDVIGNESTGFMWLLNGAALDAPEACVKDGGKKVRLDKTLPGDFVCEIHRGNGITRSRPIALSCDYYGDVLQNPWFFYILSGCAGGAVILVIIVSSVICCCMKRKHRFIPVPSEEEKDDGVAMSVVSSEGVKSPLSGDHVDAQAVQTDCRPKPDAAQTGQDLEPQPLMEENLLVEAEPEEMPDPEVIVDVENQGNASDCFPDPTDA is encoded by the exons ATGATGTTTAGCCTCGGTCTTGCAACG TGCCTGCTCGTGATAGTAACTGTTACTGATg TCTCTGCTTCCAGGATTGTTGCACTTAGCGGCAGCTCAGCAGTTTTTTCTCTGGGAATTCAAAGCCTGCAGAGCATCTCTGAAATGAGCAAAGGCAGTGCAAAATGCTCGATGGCTATGTTGAACAATACCTTGTTGGCCAAGTGCGGCACTTCATATGTTAGATGTCTGAGCTTACAGAATGGTTCTCTGGTGCTGAGGAATGTGGAGAAAGAGGACGAAGGAGAATATGAGTTCGTTTTTCACAACACCAGCAGATCTTTTATGCTGGAAGTGTCTG AGCCAGCCGTTAGTATACGGTGCTTCCCTAATGGAACCGGAGAGTTGTCCTGTGATGTGATCGGCAACGAGAGCACTGGGTTTATGTGGCTGCTGAATGGTGCTGCACTGGATGCCCCTGAGGCTTGCGTTAAGGATGGTGGGAAGAAGGTTCGCCTGGACAAAACTCTGCCTGGGGACTTTGTCTGTGAGATTCACCGTGGGAATGGCATCACTAGGAGCAGGCCCATTGCACTGTCTTGTGACTACTATG GAGATGTGCTACAGAATCCGTGGTTCTTCTACATCCTGTCGGGATGTGCAGGAGGTGCGGTCATTCTGGTCATTATTGTGTCTTCAGTTATATGTTGCTGCATGAAGAGGAAACACAGGTTCATCCCAGTGCCTTCAG aggaggaaaaggatgatggaGTAGCCATGTCAGTGGTCTCCAGTGAAGGTGTGAAGAGCCCCCTCAGTGGAGACCATGTTGATGCTCAAGCTGTCCAAACTGACTGCCGTCCAAAGCCAG ATGCTGCCCAGACTGGTCAAGATCTTGAGCCCCAACCCTTGATGGAAGAAAATTTATTGGTGGAGGCTGAGCCTGAGGAAATGCCAGACCCAGAGGTCATAGTTGATGTTGAAAACCAGGGAAATGCATCAGACTGTTTCCCAGATCCAACTGATGCCTGA
- the LOC104149208 gene encoding uncharacterized protein isoform X5 codes for MSLLVSASRIVALSGSSAVFSLGIQSLQSISEMSKGSAKCSMAMLNNTLLAKCGTSYVRCLSLQNGSLVLRNVEKEDEGEYEFVFHNTSRSFMLEVSEPAVSIRCFPNGTGELSCDVIGNESTGFMWLLNGAALDAPEACVKDGGKKVRLDKTLPGDFVCEIHRGNGITRSRPIALSCDYYGDVLQNPWFFYILSGCAGGAVILVIIVSSVICCCMKRKHRFIPVPSEEEKDDGVAMSVVSSEGVKSPLSGDHVDAQAVQTDCRPKPDAAQTGQDLEPQPLMEENLLVEAEPEEMPDPEVIVDVENQGNASDCFPDPTDA; via the exons atgTCACTGTTGG TCTCTGCTTCCAGGATTGTTGCACTTAGCGGCAGCTCAGCAGTTTTTTCTCTGGGAATTCAAAGCCTGCAGAGCATCTCTGAAATGAGCAAAGGCAGTGCAAAATGCTCGATGGCTATGTTGAACAATACCTTGTTGGCCAAGTGCGGCACTTCATATGTTAGATGTCTGAGCTTACAGAATGGTTCTCTGGTGCTGAGGAATGTGGAGAAAGAGGACGAAGGAGAATATGAGTTCGTTTTTCACAACACCAGCAGATCTTTTATGCTGGAAGTGTCTG AGCCAGCCGTTAGTATACGGTGCTTCCCTAATGGAACCGGAGAGTTGTCCTGTGATGTGATCGGCAACGAGAGCACTGGGTTTATGTGGCTGCTGAATGGTGCTGCACTGGATGCCCCTGAGGCTTGCGTTAAGGATGGTGGGAAGAAGGTTCGCCTGGACAAAACTCTGCCTGGGGACTTTGTCTGTGAGATTCACCGTGGGAATGGCATCACTAGGAGCAGGCCCATTGCACTGTCTTGTGACTACTATG GAGATGTGCTACAGAATCCGTGGTTCTTCTACATCCTGTCGGGATGTGCAGGAGGTGCGGTCATTCTGGTCATTATTGTGTCTTCAGTTATATGTTGCTGCATGAAGAGGAAACACAGGTTCATCCCAGTGCCTTCAG aggaggaaaaggatgatggaGTAGCCATGTCAGTGGTCTCCAGTGAAGGTGTGAAGAGCCCCCTCAGTGGAGACCATGTTGATGCTCAAGCTGTCCAAACTGACTGCCGTCCAAAGCCAG ATGCTGCCCAGACTGGTCAAGATCTTGAGCCCCAACCCTTGATGGAAGAAAATTTATTGGTGGAGGCTGAGCCTGAGGAAATGCCAGACCCAGAGGTCATAGTTGATGTTGAAAACCAGGGAAATGCATCAGACTGTTTCCCAGATCCAACTGATGCCTGA
- the LOC104149208 gene encoding uncharacterized protein isoform X3, which produces MDFNSAFILQCLLVIVTVTDVSASRIVALSGSSAVFSLGIQSLQSISEMSKGSAKCSMAMLNNTLLAKCGTSYVRCLSLQNGSLVLRNVEKEDEGEYEFVFHNTSRSFMLEVSEPAVSIRCFPNGTGELSCDVIGNESTGFMWLLNGAALDAPEACVKDGGKKVRLDKTLPGDFVCEIHRGNGITRSRPIALSCDYYGDVLQNPWFFYILSGCAGGAVILVIIVSSVICCCMKRKHRFIPVPSEEEKDDGVAMSVVSSEGVKSPLSGDHVDAQAVQTDCRPKPDAAQTGQDLEPQPLMEENLLVEAEPEEMPDPEVIVDVENQGNASDCFPDPTDA; this is translated from the exons ATGGATTTCAACTCTGCTTTTATCTTGCAGTGCCTGCTCGTGATAGTAACTGTTACTGATg TCTCTGCTTCCAGGATTGTTGCACTTAGCGGCAGCTCAGCAGTTTTTTCTCTGGGAATTCAAAGCCTGCAGAGCATCTCTGAAATGAGCAAAGGCAGTGCAAAATGCTCGATGGCTATGTTGAACAATACCTTGTTGGCCAAGTGCGGCACTTCATATGTTAGATGTCTGAGCTTACAGAATGGTTCTCTGGTGCTGAGGAATGTGGAGAAAGAGGACGAAGGAGAATATGAGTTCGTTTTTCACAACACCAGCAGATCTTTTATGCTGGAAGTGTCTG AGCCAGCCGTTAGTATACGGTGCTTCCCTAATGGAACCGGAGAGTTGTCCTGTGATGTGATCGGCAACGAGAGCACTGGGTTTATGTGGCTGCTGAATGGTGCTGCACTGGATGCCCCTGAGGCTTGCGTTAAGGATGGTGGGAAGAAGGTTCGCCTGGACAAAACTCTGCCTGGGGACTTTGTCTGTGAGATTCACCGTGGGAATGGCATCACTAGGAGCAGGCCCATTGCACTGTCTTGTGACTACTATG GAGATGTGCTACAGAATCCGTGGTTCTTCTACATCCTGTCGGGATGTGCAGGAGGTGCGGTCATTCTGGTCATTATTGTGTCTTCAGTTATATGTTGCTGCATGAAGAGGAAACACAGGTTCATCCCAGTGCCTTCAG aggaggaaaaggatgatggaGTAGCCATGTCAGTGGTCTCCAGTGAAGGTGTGAAGAGCCCCCTCAGTGGAGACCATGTTGATGCTCAAGCTGTCCAAACTGACTGCCGTCCAAAGCCAG ATGCTGCCCAGACTGGTCAAGATCTTGAGCCCCAACCCTTGATGGAAGAAAATTTATTGGTGGAGGCTGAGCCTGAGGAAATGCCAGACCCAGAGGTCATAGTTGATGTTGAAAACCAGGGAAATGCATCAGACTGTTTCCCAGATCCAACTGATGCCTGA
- the LOC104149208 gene encoding uncharacterized protein isoform X1, translated as MPSVAGRTKWSYEFTAPQCLLVIVTVTDVSASRIVALSGSSAVFSLGIQSLQSISEMSKGSAKCSMAMLNNTLLAKCGTSYVRCLSLQNGSLVLRNVEKEDEGEYEFVFHNTSRSFMLEVSEPAVSIRCFPNGTGELSCDVIGNESTGFMWLLNGAALDAPEACVKDGGKKVRLDKTLPGDFVCEIHRGNGITRSRPIALSCDYYGDVLQNPWFFYILSGCAGGAVILVIIVSSVICCCMKRKHRFIPVPSEEEKDDGVAMSVVSSEGVKSPLSGDHVDAQAVQTDCRPKPDAAQTGQDLEPQPLMEENLLVEAEPEEMPDPEVIVDVENQGNASDCFPDPTDA; from the exons ATGCCATCAGTAGCTGGAAGGACAAAATGGTCCTATGAGTTTACAGCTCCTCag TGCCTGCTCGTGATAGTAACTGTTACTGATg TCTCTGCTTCCAGGATTGTTGCACTTAGCGGCAGCTCAGCAGTTTTTTCTCTGGGAATTCAAAGCCTGCAGAGCATCTCTGAAATGAGCAAAGGCAGTGCAAAATGCTCGATGGCTATGTTGAACAATACCTTGTTGGCCAAGTGCGGCACTTCATATGTTAGATGTCTGAGCTTACAGAATGGTTCTCTGGTGCTGAGGAATGTGGAGAAAGAGGACGAAGGAGAATATGAGTTCGTTTTTCACAACACCAGCAGATCTTTTATGCTGGAAGTGTCTG AGCCAGCCGTTAGTATACGGTGCTTCCCTAATGGAACCGGAGAGTTGTCCTGTGATGTGATCGGCAACGAGAGCACTGGGTTTATGTGGCTGCTGAATGGTGCTGCACTGGATGCCCCTGAGGCTTGCGTTAAGGATGGTGGGAAGAAGGTTCGCCTGGACAAAACTCTGCCTGGGGACTTTGTCTGTGAGATTCACCGTGGGAATGGCATCACTAGGAGCAGGCCCATTGCACTGTCTTGTGACTACTATG GAGATGTGCTACAGAATCCGTGGTTCTTCTACATCCTGTCGGGATGTGCAGGAGGTGCGGTCATTCTGGTCATTATTGTGTCTTCAGTTATATGTTGCTGCATGAAGAGGAAACACAGGTTCATCCCAGTGCCTTCAG aggaggaaaaggatgatggaGTAGCCATGTCAGTGGTCTCCAGTGAAGGTGTGAAGAGCCCCCTCAGTGGAGACCATGTTGATGCTCAAGCTGTCCAAACTGACTGCCGTCCAAAGCCAG ATGCTGCCCAGACTGGTCAAGATCTTGAGCCCCAACCCTTGATGGAAGAAAATTTATTGGTGGAGGCTGAGCCTGAGGAAATGCCAGACCCAGAGGTCATAGTTGATGTTGAAAACCAGGGAAATGCATCAGACTGTTTCCCAGATCCAACTGATGCCTGA
- the LOC104149208 gene encoding uncharacterized protein isoform X2 encodes MIPLRNKYLSSTFFPFQCLLVIVTVTDVSASRIVALSGSSAVFSLGIQSLQSISEMSKGSAKCSMAMLNNTLLAKCGTSYVRCLSLQNGSLVLRNVEKEDEGEYEFVFHNTSRSFMLEVSEPAVSIRCFPNGTGELSCDVIGNESTGFMWLLNGAALDAPEACVKDGGKKVRLDKTLPGDFVCEIHRGNGITRSRPIALSCDYYGDVLQNPWFFYILSGCAGGAVILVIIVSSVICCCMKRKHRFIPVPSEEEKDDGVAMSVVSSEGVKSPLSGDHVDAQAVQTDCRPKPDAAQTGQDLEPQPLMEENLLVEAEPEEMPDPEVIVDVENQGNASDCFPDPTDA; translated from the exons ATGATTCCCCTCAGAAATAAGTATCTTAGCAGCACATTCTTTCCCTTCCAG TGCCTGCTCGTGATAGTAACTGTTACTGATg TCTCTGCTTCCAGGATTGTTGCACTTAGCGGCAGCTCAGCAGTTTTTTCTCTGGGAATTCAAAGCCTGCAGAGCATCTCTGAAATGAGCAAAGGCAGTGCAAAATGCTCGATGGCTATGTTGAACAATACCTTGTTGGCCAAGTGCGGCACTTCATATGTTAGATGTCTGAGCTTACAGAATGGTTCTCTGGTGCTGAGGAATGTGGAGAAAGAGGACGAAGGAGAATATGAGTTCGTTTTTCACAACACCAGCAGATCTTTTATGCTGGAAGTGTCTG AGCCAGCCGTTAGTATACGGTGCTTCCCTAATGGAACCGGAGAGTTGTCCTGTGATGTGATCGGCAACGAGAGCACTGGGTTTATGTGGCTGCTGAATGGTGCTGCACTGGATGCCCCTGAGGCTTGCGTTAAGGATGGTGGGAAGAAGGTTCGCCTGGACAAAACTCTGCCTGGGGACTTTGTCTGTGAGATTCACCGTGGGAATGGCATCACTAGGAGCAGGCCCATTGCACTGTCTTGTGACTACTATG GAGATGTGCTACAGAATCCGTGGTTCTTCTACATCCTGTCGGGATGTGCAGGAGGTGCGGTCATTCTGGTCATTATTGTGTCTTCAGTTATATGTTGCTGCATGAAGAGGAAACACAGGTTCATCCCAGTGCCTTCAG aggaggaaaaggatgatggaGTAGCCATGTCAGTGGTCTCCAGTGAAGGTGTGAAGAGCCCCCTCAGTGGAGACCATGTTGATGCTCAAGCTGTCCAAACTGACTGCCGTCCAAAGCCAG ATGCTGCCCAGACTGGTCAAGATCTTGAGCCCCAACCCTTGATGGAAGAAAATTTATTGGTGGAGGCTGAGCCTGAGGAAATGCCAGACCCAGAGGTCATAGTTGATGTTGAAAACCAGGGAAATGCATCAGACTGTTTCCCAGATCCAACTGATGCCTGA
- the LOC104149208 gene encoding uncharacterized protein isoform X6, with translation MSKGSAKCSMAMLNNTLLAKCGTSYVRCLSLQNGSLVLRNVEKEDEGEYEFVFHNTSRSFMLEVSEPAVSIRCFPNGTGELSCDVIGNESTGFMWLLNGAALDAPEACVKDGGKKVRLDKTLPGDFVCEIHRGNGITRSRPIALSCDYYGDVLQNPWFFYILSGCAGGAVILVIIVSSVICCCMKRKHRFIPVPSEEEKDDGVAMSVVSSEGVKSPLSGDHVDAQAVQTDCRPKPDAAQTGQDLEPQPLMEENLLVEAEPEEMPDPEVIVDVENQGNASDCFPDPTDA, from the exons ATGAGCAAAGGCAGTGCAAAATGCTCGATGGCTATGTTGAACAATACCTTGTTGGCCAAGTGCGGCACTTCATATGTTAGATGTCTGAGCTTACAGAATGGTTCTCTGGTGCTGAGGAATGTGGAGAAAGAGGACGAAGGAGAATATGAGTTCGTTTTTCACAACACCAGCAGATCTTTTATGCTGGAAGTGTCTG AGCCAGCCGTTAGTATACGGTGCTTCCCTAATGGAACCGGAGAGTTGTCCTGTGATGTGATCGGCAACGAGAGCACTGGGTTTATGTGGCTGCTGAATGGTGCTGCACTGGATGCCCCTGAGGCTTGCGTTAAGGATGGTGGGAAGAAGGTTCGCCTGGACAAAACTCTGCCTGGGGACTTTGTCTGTGAGATTCACCGTGGGAATGGCATCACTAGGAGCAGGCCCATTGCACTGTCTTGTGACTACTATG GAGATGTGCTACAGAATCCGTGGTTCTTCTACATCCTGTCGGGATGTGCAGGAGGTGCGGTCATTCTGGTCATTATTGTGTCTTCAGTTATATGTTGCTGCATGAAGAGGAAACACAGGTTCATCCCAGTGCCTTCAG aggaggaaaaggatgatggaGTAGCCATGTCAGTGGTCTCCAGTGAAGGTGTGAAGAGCCCCCTCAGTGGAGACCATGTTGATGCTCAAGCTGTCCAAACTGACTGCCGTCCAAAGCCAG ATGCTGCCCAGACTGGTCAAGATCTTGAGCCCCAACCCTTGATGGAAGAAAATTTATTGGTGGAGGCTGAGCCTGAGGAAATGCCAGACCCAGAGGTCATAGTTGATGTTGAAAACCAGGGAAATGCATCAGACTGTTTCCCAGATCCAACTGATGCCTGA